AGCGTCAGGCGCTTGGTAGCTACTACTTGCTCATCCATCAGCAGCGAGCAGAAATAAATGCCGCCCGGCAAAGCCGATAAATCGATGAGTTGGCCCTGCACGGCGGTTTCGGAGCGCAGCTGCACCGAGCGCACCTCGCGGCCGATAATGTTGCTGATGCGCAGGCGGTAAGCTTTGCCCGGCTTGGTTTCGGTGAAGGCCACGGTGGCCTGGCCGCCGCGCACGGGGTTGGGGTACACCGTCAGCGGGGCGTTTACGGTTACGCCTTCGGGTGGGCCTTGCGCCTTGCCGCGGGCACCTAGGCGCAGGTGCATGGCCGTGGCGGCCAACTGCGTCAGCAGCAACGCGGTGAATACCAGGATGTATGTAAAAATTTTCATTGAGGTAGCGAAAAACGGGTTGCTGTCAGGCGTGGCAGTGCGTTGAAATATAGACGGTTAGTGGCCCTGCAAGGTTGCTCAGCTCAACCGCGCTATTTCACTATGGCAAGCTCCGTGCCGCGAAAATTTGGCCTGGGTGCGCTGCTTTCTTTTCAGACAAGCCAGCCGGCCTAAAGTTTAAGCGAGTTGGGCAGCACATGCTTTATTTCCTGCAGGCCGAAATGCCGCGTTTGCCCGGTGCTCAGCTCCAGTACCAGCTGGCCGGCCTCATCAACGTCGGTTACGCGGCCCTGCACCAGTTGGCCCGCTACCTCGAACGGGTACCAGTCGCCGTCGTGGCGGTAAAGTGCGCCTAGGTAGTCGGCGCGCAAGGTTTGGTAGTGGCCGGCGCGCAGCTGCAGGTAGCGCCGCTCCAGGTGCTCGAGCAGCCGCGTAGCCAACGGACCTAGGGCATAGGCGCGGCCCGTGAGCAGGCCGAGCGAAGTGGCCGTGGGCACGCCGAAGCCGGTCTGGTTAATGTTCAATCCGATTCCGACTATACTAAATTGAATTTGTGCGCCGCTAAGTGTGTTCTCGATCAGGATGCCGCCCAACTTCTGATCCTGGTAAAACAAATCGTTGGGCCATTTCAACCGCAGGGCAGGGTCGGGGCCGAGCAGGCCGGCGGCCCAATCGTGCACACCTAAGGCCACGGCAAGGTTTAGCTGAAACTGCGCCGCTGCCGGCAGAAACGCCGGGCGCCACACCACCGAAAGCGTCAGGTTTTCGCCCGGGGCGGCTTCCCACTGGTTGCCGCGCTGGCCGCGGCCGGCCGTTTGGCTGTCGGTTATGACGGTGCAGCCCTCGGTGGCGCGGTTTTGGCCTAGCAACTCGCGTGCTTCGGTGTTTGTGGAGCCGCATTCGGGCAACCATATTACCTGTTGGCCCGTGAACAGGGTTTGAGGGCTGATTTGCTCCACCTGATTTTTCCTACTTTGTGTTGACAAACCTACTTCTCTCACATGAAAATTACCCCGGTTCGGCAGGATTCGGACAACTTGGCAGACACCATCGTACGCGGTATGCAGGACAAAAAGGCGTCCGACATCGTGGTGCTCAATCTTAAAAATCTCAAAAACGCTGTTGCCGATTACTTCGTCATCTGCTCGGCCACTTCCGATACCCAGCTCGACGCCATTGCCCGCTCGGTGGAAGAAGAAGTAGAGAAAACCACCGGCCAAAACCCGTGGCAGAGCGAAGGCCGCCAGAACCGCGAGTGGGTGCTGCTCGATTACGTGGACGTGGTAGTGCACGTGTTCCTGCGCGACCGTCGCTCGTTCTACGCGCTCGAGGAGCTTTGGGGCGATGCCGAAATTTCCTACATCGAGGAAGAAACCGCGGTTAAGTAAGCAGCTTCGCGCAGCCCTACCGGTTTTTTGTTGCCCCTAGGTAAAGTAAAACCGGTGGTGCCGCGTCTGCCCTGCCAACACCTGCTGCCCCGTACATACCGCAGCAGGCCCGAACAAACCGCTGGCGCGGGGTGTTCTCCTTACTGTGCTTCTTTTGTTGAAGACTCTTCTTATACATGCCAGATAACACCCCTTCTCCGAAAAAGAAAAAGCCCATGCTGCCTACGCCCGGTGCCCCGCGCCCCGGTGTGCAGCTGTGGGTGCTGCTCGGGCTGACGGTGCTCGTGTTCGGGTTTTACTACCTGAGCAAGGGCAGCTCGGCCATCGAGATTAAGCAGCAAGAGTTCGAGCAGATGCTGCAGGCCGGCGACGTACGCGACGTAACCCTCGTGAACGACCGCTTGGTGGAGGTGACGCTGAAGCGCGAAGCCCTGCAGAATGCCAAATACAACCAAAAACTGCGTACCCGCGGCCCGCTCGTATCGGACCAGGGGCCGCACTACAACTTCCGCGTAATCGACGGAAAGACCTTTAAGGAAGACTACGACAAGCTGCAGGCCACCATCCCGGCCGAGCAGCGCGTGGGCCTGGGGGTTGATACCCGCACCGGCTTCGGTGAGATATTCACCAACTGGGCTTTCTTTATTATCCTATTGGTGGGCTTCTGGTTCCTGATGCGCCGCATGAGCGGTGCTGCCGGGCCCGGTGGCCAGATCTTCAGCATCGGCAAATCGCGCGCGGCCCTGTTCGAGGGTGGCGACAAGGTGAAAATCACCTTTAAAGACGTGGCCGGCCTGGAGGAAGCCAAAGAGGAAGTGCAGGAAATCGTGGAGTTCCTGAAGAACCCGTCGAAGTTCACCGTATTGGGTGGCAAAATCCCGAAAGGCGCTTTGCTGGTAGGCCCTCCCGGCACGGGCAAAACCCTG
The sequence above is drawn from the Hymenobacter sp. YIM 151858-1 genome and encodes:
- a CDS encoding T9SS type A sorting domain-containing protein: MKIFTYILVFTALLLTQLAATAMHLRLGARGKAQGPPEGVTVNAPLTVYPNPVRGGQATVAFTETKPGKAYRLRISNIIGREVRSVQLRSETAVQGQLIDLSALPGGIYFCSLLMDEQVVATKRLTLQN
- a CDS encoding biotin--[acetyl-CoA-carboxylase] ligase, with the protein product MREVGLSTQSRKNQVEQISPQTLFTGQQVIWLPECGSTNTEARELLGQNRATEGCTVITDSQTAGRGQRGNQWEAAPGENLTLSVVWRPAFLPAAAQFQLNLAVALGVHDWAAGLLGPDPALRLKWPNDLFYQDQKLGGILIENTLSGAQIQFSIVGIGLNINQTGFGVPTATSLGLLTGRAYALGPLATRLLEHLERRYLQLRAGHYQTLRADYLGALYRHDGDWYPFEVAGQLVQGRVTDVDEAGQLVLELSTGQTRHFGLQEIKHVLPNSLKL
- the rsfS gene encoding ribosome silencing factor, producing the protein MKITPVRQDSDNLADTIVRGMQDKKASDIVVLNLKNLKNAVADYFVICSATSDTQLDAIARSVEEEVEKTTGQNPWQSEGRQNREWVLLDYVDVVVHVFLRDRRSFYALEELWGDAEISYIEEETAVK